In Candidatus Kaelpia aquatica, the DNA window ATTTAAGGGAAAAATATGGAAAAACAAACAATTAAAGAGTCAGGATCCGTATATTGCAAAGAAGACTCTATGAGCTATGCAGGAAAGCACCTGATTATAGAGCTGTGGGGTGCAAAAAATATAGCTTCAGAAGAGGGCACAAAAGAAGTATTAAGAAAAGCCGTAAAAGCATGCGGAGCAACTCTCTTAGAGGTTCATGCTCACACCTTCTCTCCTTACAGCGGCATCTCTGCTGTTGCCATACTTAAAGAGTCGCATATATCCGTACATAGCTGGCCGGAATTCAATTATGCAGCGGCTGATATCTTCGTATGCGGCGATGTAGACCCTCACCTTGCAGTTCCTGTCTTAAAAGAGGGGTTCTCTGCAGAAGAGGTTCAGGTCACAGAATTAAAAAGGGGCGTCTTTGATGAAAAACACCTGGGTATCTGAGACTCTGCATAAAGATATTGGGCTAAAATTAAAGGTTCAAAAAAAGCTTTATTCGTCTAATTCATCTTCACAGAAAATAGAGTTTCTAAAGACCAGCCGATTTGGAACTGCACTAATAATGGATGGGGCAATCCAGACAACAACAGAGGACGAGTTTATCTACCACGAGATGATGTCCCATATCCCGCTCTTCTCACATCCAAAGCCTGAAAATATACTCATAATAGGCGGAGGCGACGGAGGAATATTGAGAGAGGTCCTAAAGCATAAGATGATTAAGAAGGTTACCCTGGTTGAGATAGAAAAAAAAGTTATAGAACAGACAAAAAAATATCTGCCCCAAATATGTAAGGATGCATTCAAAAGCAAGAAGCTAGAGCTGGTTATCACAGACGGAGCAGAGTTTATAAAAAATAAGCTGAGCCTATACGATATAGTAATTGTAGATTCAACTGACCCAACCGGACCTGCAAAGGTACTTTTTGAAAACAGCTTCTACAGAAACATATCTAAAATTTTAAAAAATAACGGCATTATGGTAAGGCAGAGCGGCTCTTCTTTCTTACAAAAAGAGGAATTAAAGGAGAACTACAAAAAATTATCTAAAATATTCAAATATACAAATGTCTATCTTGCTGCTGTTCCTACGTATATAGGAGGATTTTTTAATCTTATCTTTGCATCAGACAAAATAAACATAGAGTCCCTATCTTTAGCTGCAATCAAAAAAGAGAGTCAGAAGAACAGAATAAAAACAAGATACTACAACCCTGAGCTGCACCTGGCATCTTTTAAGCTGCCGAACTACATAAAAGAGATAATAGGAGACAAGCAATGAAAGATAAAATTTTTGGCTGGGAGCTGATTTTAGACTTATATGATTGCGACCCCAAAAAAATATCAACAAAAAAAGAGATCCAATCATACGTAGATAGGCTCTGTAAACTTATAAAAATGAAACAATACGGTAAAACACTGATACCGCATT includes these proteins:
- the speD gene encoding adenosylmethionine decarboxylase; protein product: MEKQTIKESGSVYCKEDSMSYAGKHLIIELWGAKNIASEEGTKEVLRKAVKACGATLLEVHAHTFSPYSGISAVAILKESHISVHSWPEFNYAAADIFVCGDVDPHLAVPVLKEGFSAEEVQVTELKRGVFDEKHLGI
- the speE gene encoding polyamine aminopropyltransferase — encoded protein: MKNTWVSETLHKDIGLKLKVQKKLYSSNSSSQKIEFLKTSRFGTALIMDGAIQTTTEDEFIYHEMMSHIPLFSHPKPENILIIGGGDGGILREVLKHKMIKKVTLVEIEKKVIEQTKKYLPQICKDAFKSKKLELVITDGAEFIKNKLSLYDIVIVDSTDPTGPAKVLFENSFYRNISKILKNNGIMVRQSGSSFLQKEELKENYKKLSKIFKYTNVYLAAVPTYIGGFFNLIFASDKINIESLSLAAIKKESQKNRIKTRYYNPELHLASFKLPNYIKEIIGDKQ